A window of Malaclemys terrapin pileata isolate rMalTer1 chromosome 14, rMalTer1.hap1, whole genome shotgun sequence contains these coding sequences:
- the MC1R gene encoding melanocyte-stimulating hormone receptor → MSTLASLQVLLNSLNSTAPSNRTDKMANRSSPWCQGVFIPNELFLTLGLVSLVENVLVVTAIIKNRNLHSPMYYFICCLAVSDMLVSVSNLVETLFMLLLEHGVLVLQTSIVRQMDNVIDMMICSSMVSSLSFLGAIAVDRYITIFYALRYHSIMTMQRAVIIIVGIWVASTISSSIFIAYYKNNAVILCLIGFFLSMLILVVGLYIHMLSLAHHHAKNISRLQKKRTVPQMTSMKGAVTLTILLGVFFMCWSPFFLHLTLIVTCPKNPFCTCFFNYFNLFLILIICNSVIDPLIYAFRSQELRKTLKDMVLCSW, encoded by the coding sequence ATGTCAACGCTGGCTTCTCTGCAGGTGCTGCTCAACTCCCTGAACTCCACTGCCCCCAGCAACAGGACCGACAAGATGGCCAACAGGAGCAGCCCCTGGTGCCAGGGCGTCTTCATCCCCAACGAGCTCTTCCTGACGCTGGGCCTCGTCAGCCTGGTGGAGAACGTACTGGTGGTCACGGCCATCATTAAGAACAGGAATCTGCACTCACCCATGTACTACTTCATCTGCTGCCTGGCTGTGTCCGACATGCTGGTGAGCGTCAGCAACCTGGTGGAGACCTTGTTCATGCTGCTGTTGGAGCACGGCGTGCTGGTCCTCCAGACCAGCATCGTCCGCCAGATGGACAACGTCATCGACATGATGATCTGCAGCTCCATGGTGTCATCCCTCTCCTTCCTGGGGGCCATCGCCGTGGACCGGTACATCACCATCTTCTATGCCCTGCGCTACCACAGCATCATGACCATGCAGCGGGCGGTGATCATCATTGTGGGCATCTGGGTCGCCAGCACCATCTCCAGTAGCATTTTCATCGCCTACTACAAGAACAACGCCGTCATCCTCTGCCTCATCGGCTTCTTCCTTTCCATGCTTATCCTCGTGGTGGGGCTCTACATCCACATGCTCTCCTTGGCACACCACCATGCCAAGAACATCTCCAGACTGCAGAAGAAACGCACCGTCCCCCAGATGACCAGCATGAAGGGGGCGGTCACCCTCACCATCCTGCTGGGGGTCTTCTTCATGTGCTGGAGCCCCTTCTTCCTGCACCTGACGCTGATCGTCACATGCCCCAAGAACCCCTTCTGCACCTGCTTCTTCAACTACTTCAACCTCTTCCTCATCCTCATCATCTGCAACTCGGTGATAGACCCGCTCATTTATGCTTTCCGGAGCCAGGAGCTGAGGAAAACCCTGAAGGACATGGTGCTGTGTTCCTGGTAA